In Chaetodon trifascialis isolate fChaTrf1 chromosome 4, fChaTrf1.hap1, whole genome shotgun sequence, one DNA window encodes the following:
- the kdm4aa gene encoding lysine-specific demethylase 4A isoform X1 has translation MTTDMPAQSVGSRIMTFTPSKEEFKDFSRYIAYMESQGAHKAGMAKIIPPKGWKPRRTYDDIDDLVIPAPIQQVVTGQSGLFTQYNIQKKPMTVYEFRKTSNMDKFCNPRYGDFDELERKFWKNLTFNPPLYGADVSGTLYDPDVTEWNIGRLNTILDTVENDSGIKIKGVNTPYLYFGMWKSAFAWHTEDMDLYSINYLHFGEPKSWYVVPPEHGKRLERLAKGFFPGNAQSCEAFLRHKMTLISPSILKKYGIPFEKVTQEAGQFIVTFPFGYHAGFNHGFNCAESTNFATQRWIDYGKQATLCSCRQDMVKISMDVFVRKFQPDRYKLWKAGKDNTPINHSKPTPEAAEFLKEGKIEPPESPLKAESEESTASIPDDKSSMPQTGTKRQLESVEAPEDVKPEPTVRETEVEPKRPKLSRTESPSKVPVKPDKDTVKVKLETKEKDTKLQTKSQSKGSMKKTSNRRSPSKKEKNGMSAADICPPEPVESQVLALCSEDVGTNKEPQLSSSCSPAHKLFQRTLSPADVLHVHSYAKGDYGEGEALPKEEKKSEASDNGTDKDSRHVSKEQVAEEVAGDGELESDLGQLPGHHPLIKDGMSDEEAPQEPPPVEEGGLEGESWAKPLAHLWQSRPPNLKKEREYNQRMCSKPPYCSICMLFHTYQQTECANSVDGAVILAGGRMRTKPLIPEMCFTTTTEEDSECEEQPVTPHLEEDGTSLLISCSQCSVRVHTSCYGVDPTSVSKEWKCARCKANAMTENCCLCSLRGGALQKANNNKWVHVLCAVAVLEARFVNITERSPVDLSGIPLQRFKLKCYYCKKRMKKASGCCVQCSHGRCPTAYHPTCAQAAGVLMQPDEWPFVVHVTCCRHKGPTQIERNKAAMHELTVGQKVICKHKNGRYYQCDVVQLSKETFYEVNFDDGSFSDNLFPEDIVNRDCAQLGPPPQGEVVQVRWTDGLVYGAKFVAAHAIHMYLVEFEDGSQLTAKRDDVYTLDEELPKRVKSRLSKASDMRFDGIFEEKEIIKESKRQRVINSRYRGDYIEPVIYRAIME, from the exons ATGACCACAGACATGCCAGCCCAGAGTGTGGGCTCCAGGATAATGACGTTCACCCCCTCCAAAGAGGAGTTCAAGGACTTCAGCCGGTACATTGCCTATATGGAGTCACAAGGAGCACATAAAGCTGGAATGGCAAAA ATTATTCCACCTAAAGGCTGGAAACCTAGAAGGACCTATGATGATATTGATGACCTGGTGATTCCTGCGCCCATTCAGCAGGTGGTGACTGGACAGTCAGGACTGTTTACACAGTACAACATCCAGAAGAAGCCAATGACCGTCTATGAGTTCCGCAAGACCTCCAACATGGACAA GTTCTGCAATCCCCGATACGGGGATTTTGATGAGCTGGAGAGGAAGTTTTGGAAGAACCTGACCTTCAATCCACCCCTTTATGGGGCTGATGTCAGTGGAACACTGTATGATCCA GATGTGACTGAATGGAACATTGGCCGTCTCAACACCATTCTGGACACTGTGGAGAATGACAGTGGTATCAAGATAAAAGGAGTCAACACACCTTATCTCTATTTCGGCATGTGGAAGAGTGCCTTTGCTTGGCACACAGAGGACATGGATCTGTACAGCATCAACTACCTGCACTTTGGAGAACCAAAATCCTG GTATGTTGTTCCACCAGAGCATGGGAAAAGACTGGAACGACTTGCCAAAG GGTTCTTTCCAGGGAATGCTCAGAGCTGTGAAGCCTTCCTGCGCCACAAGATGACTTTAATTTCACCCTCAATCCTGAAGAAATATGGCATACCATTTGAGAAG GTTACCCAAGAGGCTGGGCAGTTCATCGTGACATTCCCATTTGGTTATCATGCTGGTTTCAACCATGGATTCAACTGTGCTGAGTCGACCAACTTTGCCACCCAGCGATGGATTGATTATGGCAAACAGGCAACACTG TGTTCATGCCGTCAGGACATGGTGAAGATCTCCATGGATGTATTTGTACGCAAGTTTCAACCTGATCGTTATAAGCTGTGGAAAGCAGGGAAAGACAACACTCCCATCAACCACTCCAAACCCACACCAGAGGCTGCTGAGTTTCTGAAAGAAGGCAAGATTGAGCCTCCAGAGAGTCCCCTAAAAGCTGAGTCTGAGGAGTCCACTGCTTCTATCCCGGATGACAAAAG TTCAATGCCTCAGACTGGGACAAAGCGTCAGCTGGAATCTGTTGAAGCTCCTGAAGATGTCAAACCTGAGCCAACCGTGAGGGAGACTGAAGTGGAGCCAAAGAGGCCCAAGCTGTCACGCACAGAGTCTCCATCTAAAGTCCCTGTCAAGCCAGATAAAG ACACAGTGAAAGTCAAGCTGGAGACTAAGGAGAAAGACACCAAGCTGCAGACTAAATCTCAGTCCAAAGGCAGTATGAAGAAAACTTCAAACAGACGAAGCCCttcaaaaaaagagaagaacgGCATGTCGGCTGCAGACATCTGTCCTCCTGAGCCAGTTGAAAGCCAGGTGCTGGCTCTGTGCTCTGAGGATGTGGGGACCAATAAGGAGCCTCAGctaagcagcagctgcagcccagCACACAAACTGTTTCAGAGGACGCTGAGCCCCGCGGATGTCCTGCATGTCCACAGCTATGCCAAAGGAGACTATGGAGAGGGAGAAGCCCTGCccaaggaggagaagaagagtgagGCCAGCGACAATGGGACggacaaagacagcagacatGTTAGCAAAGAA caggtggcagaaGAGGTGGCTGGAGATGGAGAGCTGGAGAGTGATCTTGGGCAGCTGCCAGGCCACCATCCACTTATAAAGGATGGCATGAGTGACGAAG AGGCTCCACAGGAGCCCCCCCCTGTAGAGGAGGGTGGTCTGGAAGGGGAGAGCTGGGCTAAACCTCTGGCTCACCTGTGGCAAAGCAGACCTCCCAAcctgaagaaagagagggagtaCAACCAGCGCATGTGCTCCAAACCTCCATACTGCTCCATCTGTATGCTGTTCCACACATACCAACAG ACTGAATGTGCAAACAGTGTCGACGGTGCTGTCATCCTGGCTGGTGGGCGGATGCGGACAAAACCTCTGATCCCAGAGATGTGTTTCACCACCACGACTGAGGAGGACTCTGAGTGTGAGGAGCAGCCTGTCACACCTCATCTCGAGGAAGATGGAACCAGCCTTCTTATTagctgctctcagtgcagcgTGCGAGTTCACACCA GCTGTTATGGTGTGGATCCAACCAGTGTGAGCAAGGAGTGGAAATGTGCGCGCTGCAAGGCCAATGCAATGACTGAG aattgctgtttgtgttcactgaGAGGCGGAGCCTTGCAGAAAGCCAACAACAACAA gtgggTGCATGTCCTCTGTGCAGTGGCTGTGCTGGAGGCACGCTTTGTCAACATCACTGAAAGAAGTCCTGTGGATTTAAGTGGAATCCCTTTGCAGAGATTTAAGCTG AAATGTTACTACTGCAAGAAGCGGATGAAGAAGGCGTCTGGCTGCTGCGTGCAGTGCTCTCATGGACGTTGTCCCACTGCCTACCACCCAACATGTGCCCAGGCTGCTGGAGTACTCATGCAGCCAGATGAATGGCCATTTGTGGTCCATGTTACCTGCTGTCGACACAAAGGCCCCACTCAGATTGAG CGCAATAAAGCAGCCATGCATGAGCTGACTGTGGGACAGAAGGTGATATGCAAGCACAAGAATGGCCGCTACTACCAGTGTGATGTGGTGCAGCTTTCAAAAGAGACATTCTATGAAGTCAACTTTGATGACGGCTCCTTCAGTGACAATCTCTTCCCTGAAGACATTGTG AATCGAGACTGTGCTCAGCTTGGACCCCCGCCTCAGGGTGAAGTGGTTCAGGTGCGATGGACTGACGGCCTGGTGTATGGGGCCAAATTTGTGGCAGCGCATGCCATCCACATGTACCTG GTGGAATTCGAGGATGGGTCACAGCTTACAGCCAAGAGAGATGATGTCTACACTCTGGATGAGGAACTCCCAAAGAGAGTCAAATCCAGACTG tctaAAGCATCAGACATGAGATTTGATGGGATCTTTGAAGAAAAGGAGATCATCAAGgagtcaaagagacagagagtgatCAACTCACGTTACAGAGGGGACTACATAGAGCCTGTGATTTACAGAGCCATCATGGAGTAA
- the kdm4aa gene encoding lysine-specific demethylase 4A isoform X2 yields MTTDMPAQSVGSRIMTFTPSKEEFKDFSRYIAYMESQGAHKAGMAKIIPPKGWKPRRTYDDIDDLVIPAPIQQVVTGQSGLFTQYNIQKKPMTVYEFRKTSNMDKFCNPRYGDFDELERKFWKNLTFNPPLYGADVSGTLYDPDVTEWNIGRLNTILDTVENDSGIKIKGVNTPYLYFGMWKSAFAWHTEDMDLYSINYLHFGEPKSWYVVPPEHGKRLERLAKGFFPGNAQSCEAFLRHKMTLISPSILKKYGIPFEKVTQEAGQFIVTFPFGYHAGFNHGFNCAESTNFATQRWIDYGKQATLCSCRQDMVKISMDVFVRKFQPDRYKLWKAGKDNTPINHSKPTPEAAEFLKEGKIEPPESPLKAESEESTASIPDDKSSMPQTGTKRQLESVEAPEDVKPEPTVRETEVEPKRPKLSRTESPSKVPVKPDKDTVKVKLETKEKDTKLQTKSQSKGSMKKTSNRRSPSKKEKNGMSAADICPPEPVESQVLALCSEDVGTNKEPQLSSSCSPAHKLFQRTLSPADVLHVHSYAKGDYGEGEALPKEEKKSEASDNGTDKDSRHVSKEVAEEVAGDGELESDLGQLPGHHPLIKDGMSDEEAPQEPPPVEEGGLEGESWAKPLAHLWQSRPPNLKKEREYNQRMCSKPPYCSICMLFHTYQQTECANSVDGAVILAGGRMRTKPLIPEMCFTTTTEEDSECEEQPVTPHLEEDGTSLLISCSQCSVRVHTSCYGVDPTSVSKEWKCARCKANAMTENCCLCSLRGGALQKANNNKWVHVLCAVAVLEARFVNITERSPVDLSGIPLQRFKLKCYYCKKRMKKASGCCVQCSHGRCPTAYHPTCAQAAGVLMQPDEWPFVVHVTCCRHKGPTQIERNKAAMHELTVGQKVICKHKNGRYYQCDVVQLSKETFYEVNFDDGSFSDNLFPEDIVNRDCAQLGPPPQGEVVQVRWTDGLVYGAKFVAAHAIHMYLVEFEDGSQLTAKRDDVYTLDEELPKRVKSRLSKASDMRFDGIFEEKEIIKESKRQRVINSRYRGDYIEPVIYRAIME; encoded by the exons ATGACCACAGACATGCCAGCCCAGAGTGTGGGCTCCAGGATAATGACGTTCACCCCCTCCAAAGAGGAGTTCAAGGACTTCAGCCGGTACATTGCCTATATGGAGTCACAAGGAGCACATAAAGCTGGAATGGCAAAA ATTATTCCACCTAAAGGCTGGAAACCTAGAAGGACCTATGATGATATTGATGACCTGGTGATTCCTGCGCCCATTCAGCAGGTGGTGACTGGACAGTCAGGACTGTTTACACAGTACAACATCCAGAAGAAGCCAATGACCGTCTATGAGTTCCGCAAGACCTCCAACATGGACAA GTTCTGCAATCCCCGATACGGGGATTTTGATGAGCTGGAGAGGAAGTTTTGGAAGAACCTGACCTTCAATCCACCCCTTTATGGGGCTGATGTCAGTGGAACACTGTATGATCCA GATGTGACTGAATGGAACATTGGCCGTCTCAACACCATTCTGGACACTGTGGAGAATGACAGTGGTATCAAGATAAAAGGAGTCAACACACCTTATCTCTATTTCGGCATGTGGAAGAGTGCCTTTGCTTGGCACACAGAGGACATGGATCTGTACAGCATCAACTACCTGCACTTTGGAGAACCAAAATCCTG GTATGTTGTTCCACCAGAGCATGGGAAAAGACTGGAACGACTTGCCAAAG GGTTCTTTCCAGGGAATGCTCAGAGCTGTGAAGCCTTCCTGCGCCACAAGATGACTTTAATTTCACCCTCAATCCTGAAGAAATATGGCATACCATTTGAGAAG GTTACCCAAGAGGCTGGGCAGTTCATCGTGACATTCCCATTTGGTTATCATGCTGGTTTCAACCATGGATTCAACTGTGCTGAGTCGACCAACTTTGCCACCCAGCGATGGATTGATTATGGCAAACAGGCAACACTG TGTTCATGCCGTCAGGACATGGTGAAGATCTCCATGGATGTATTTGTACGCAAGTTTCAACCTGATCGTTATAAGCTGTGGAAAGCAGGGAAAGACAACACTCCCATCAACCACTCCAAACCCACACCAGAGGCTGCTGAGTTTCTGAAAGAAGGCAAGATTGAGCCTCCAGAGAGTCCCCTAAAAGCTGAGTCTGAGGAGTCCACTGCTTCTATCCCGGATGACAAAAG TTCAATGCCTCAGACTGGGACAAAGCGTCAGCTGGAATCTGTTGAAGCTCCTGAAGATGTCAAACCTGAGCCAACCGTGAGGGAGACTGAAGTGGAGCCAAAGAGGCCCAAGCTGTCACGCACAGAGTCTCCATCTAAAGTCCCTGTCAAGCCAGATAAAG ACACAGTGAAAGTCAAGCTGGAGACTAAGGAGAAAGACACCAAGCTGCAGACTAAATCTCAGTCCAAAGGCAGTATGAAGAAAACTTCAAACAGACGAAGCCCttcaaaaaaagagaagaacgGCATGTCGGCTGCAGACATCTGTCCTCCTGAGCCAGTTGAAAGCCAGGTGCTGGCTCTGTGCTCTGAGGATGTGGGGACCAATAAGGAGCCTCAGctaagcagcagctgcagcccagCACACAAACTGTTTCAGAGGACGCTGAGCCCCGCGGATGTCCTGCATGTCCACAGCTATGCCAAAGGAGACTATGGAGAGGGAGAAGCCCTGCccaaggaggagaagaagagtgagGCCAGCGACAATGGGACggacaaagacagcagacatGTTAGCAAAGAA gtggcagaaGAGGTGGCTGGAGATGGAGAGCTGGAGAGTGATCTTGGGCAGCTGCCAGGCCACCATCCACTTATAAAGGATGGCATGAGTGACGAAG AGGCTCCACAGGAGCCCCCCCCTGTAGAGGAGGGTGGTCTGGAAGGGGAGAGCTGGGCTAAACCTCTGGCTCACCTGTGGCAAAGCAGACCTCCCAAcctgaagaaagagagggagtaCAACCAGCGCATGTGCTCCAAACCTCCATACTGCTCCATCTGTATGCTGTTCCACACATACCAACAG ACTGAATGTGCAAACAGTGTCGACGGTGCTGTCATCCTGGCTGGTGGGCGGATGCGGACAAAACCTCTGATCCCAGAGATGTGTTTCACCACCACGACTGAGGAGGACTCTGAGTGTGAGGAGCAGCCTGTCACACCTCATCTCGAGGAAGATGGAACCAGCCTTCTTATTagctgctctcagtgcagcgTGCGAGTTCACACCA GCTGTTATGGTGTGGATCCAACCAGTGTGAGCAAGGAGTGGAAATGTGCGCGCTGCAAGGCCAATGCAATGACTGAG aattgctgtttgtgttcactgaGAGGCGGAGCCTTGCAGAAAGCCAACAACAACAA gtgggTGCATGTCCTCTGTGCAGTGGCTGTGCTGGAGGCACGCTTTGTCAACATCACTGAAAGAAGTCCTGTGGATTTAAGTGGAATCCCTTTGCAGAGATTTAAGCTG AAATGTTACTACTGCAAGAAGCGGATGAAGAAGGCGTCTGGCTGCTGCGTGCAGTGCTCTCATGGACGTTGTCCCACTGCCTACCACCCAACATGTGCCCAGGCTGCTGGAGTACTCATGCAGCCAGATGAATGGCCATTTGTGGTCCATGTTACCTGCTGTCGACACAAAGGCCCCACTCAGATTGAG CGCAATAAAGCAGCCATGCATGAGCTGACTGTGGGACAGAAGGTGATATGCAAGCACAAGAATGGCCGCTACTACCAGTGTGATGTGGTGCAGCTTTCAAAAGAGACATTCTATGAAGTCAACTTTGATGACGGCTCCTTCAGTGACAATCTCTTCCCTGAAGACATTGTG AATCGAGACTGTGCTCAGCTTGGACCCCCGCCTCAGGGTGAAGTGGTTCAGGTGCGATGGACTGACGGCCTGGTGTATGGGGCCAAATTTGTGGCAGCGCATGCCATCCACATGTACCTG GTGGAATTCGAGGATGGGTCACAGCTTACAGCCAAGAGAGATGATGTCTACACTCTGGATGAGGAACTCCCAAAGAGAGTCAAATCCAGACTG tctaAAGCATCAGACATGAGATTTGATGGGATCTTTGAAGAAAAGGAGATCATCAAGgagtcaaagagacagagagtgatCAACTCACGTTACAGAGGGGACTACATAGAGCCTGTGATTTACAGAGCCATCATGGAGTAA